One Amycolatopsis sp. NBC_00355 genomic window carries:
- a CDS encoding response regulator transcription factor → MAAVLLVEDDETIGSLLESALRMHDYDVMWSHTGGDALRRMRLDEYHVVLLDLGLPDLDGIEVCRRARVITPNALIIMITARTQEMDVVVGLEVGADDYLTKPIRLRELLARLHAHLRRGYSSNAMPLRVGELVVQVAARRVVLAGDEVSLRPKEFDLLLRLAQEPGAAISRDTLMADVWDTHWHGSTKTLDVHIVALRRKLAAAAADSGALPVITTVRGYGYRLEQPVPRGT, encoded by the coding sequence ATGGCCGCGGTTCTGCTCGTAGAAGACGACGAAACGATCGGCAGTCTGCTCGAGTCGGCCCTGCGGATGCACGACTACGACGTGATGTGGTCCCACACCGGGGGTGACGCGCTGCGCCGGATGCGGCTCGACGAGTACCACGTCGTCCTGCTCGATCTGGGGTTGCCGGATCTCGACGGGATCGAGGTGTGCCGGCGCGCGCGGGTGATCACGCCGAACGCGCTGATCATCATGATCACGGCGCGCACGCAGGAGATGGACGTCGTCGTGGGGCTGGAGGTCGGCGCCGACGATTACCTGACGAAGCCGATCCGGTTGCGGGAACTGCTGGCGCGGTTGCACGCGCACCTGCGCCGAGGATATTCGTCCAACGCGATGCCGCTGCGGGTGGGGGAGCTGGTGGTCCAGGTCGCCGCCCGCCGCGTGGTACTGGCGGGCGACGAGGTTTCCCTGCGCCCCAAGGAGTTCGACCTGCTGCTGCGCTTGGCGCAGGAGCCCGGTGCGGCGATCAGCCGGGACACCTTGATGGCGGACGTGTGGGACACGCACTGGCACGGCTCGACGAAGACGCTGGACGTGCACATCGTCGCCCTCCGGCGCAAGCTGGCCGCCGCCGCGGCGGACTCCGGCGCGCTGCCCGTCATCACCACCGTGCGGGGCTATGGCTACCGCTTGGAGCAGCCGGTTCCGCGGGGGACGTGA
- a CDS encoding response regulator transcription factor, translated as MHLVIVDDEAAVQDSLSRTLRFEGYTVSVAGDGVAGLELIRGEAPDGVLLDVTMPLLGGLETCRVLRAESNPVPILMLTARTAVTDRVAGLDAGADDYLAKPFALQELLARVRALLRRTEYNTPTPAVPSSTALRFTDVTLDPATREVFRGDRPVHLTRTEFAMLETFLRHPRIVLTRTAMFEHVWGYDFGTASNGLDVYVSYLRRKLEAEGEPRLLHTVRGVGYVLREEPL; from the coding sequence GTGCACCTGGTGATCGTCGACGACGAAGCTGCCGTGCAGGACTCGCTGTCGCGGACGCTGCGGTTCGAGGGTTACACCGTCTCCGTCGCCGGGGACGGCGTGGCCGGGCTCGAGCTGATCCGCGGCGAGGCGCCCGACGGCGTGCTGCTCGACGTCACCATGCCGCTGCTCGGCGGCCTCGAAACCTGCCGGGTCCTGCGGGCCGAGAGCAACCCGGTGCCGATCCTCATGCTGACCGCGCGAACTGCGGTCACCGACCGGGTCGCCGGCCTCGACGCCGGGGCCGACGACTACCTGGCCAAGCCGTTCGCCCTGCAGGAGCTGCTCGCCCGCGTCCGCGCGCTGCTACGCCGCACCGAGTACAACACCCCGACGCCCGCGGTCCCGTCGTCGACGGCGTTGCGGTTCACGGACGTCACCCTGGACCCGGCGACGCGGGAGGTGTTCCGCGGCGACCGGCCGGTGCACCTGACCCGCACCGAGTTCGCGATGCTCGAGACCTTCCTGCGGCACCCCCGGATCGTGCTGACCCGCACCGCGATGTTCGAGCACGTCTGGGGCTACGACTTCGGCACCGCGTCCAACGGCCTCGACGTCTACGTCAGCTACCTGCGCCGCAAGCTCGAAGCCGAGGGTGAGCCCCGGCTGCTGCACACGGTGCGCGGCGTCGGCTACGTGCTGCGCGAAGAGCCACTGTGA
- a CDS encoding DUF1707 SHOCT-like domain-containing protein, protein MADPVSAGEGAPPGAIRCSDGEREQTRSRLAQAAGDGRITVEELDDRLALVAGARFRHELDAVAADLPRSERPPGVAAGWLPILATARRQLSADATALVGRGQVAVSRRRRWAVFVAAVAVALIFTALVLAAVHGFGDEGLDHHELGPG, encoded by the coding sequence ATGGCTGATCCCGTCTCAGCGGGCGAGGGCGCCCCACCCGGGGCGATCCGCTGCTCGGACGGAGAACGCGAACAGACCCGGTCGCGGCTGGCCCAGGCCGCCGGGGACGGGCGCATCACGGTCGAGGAGCTGGACGACCGCCTGGCGCTCGTCGCCGGGGCGCGGTTCCGGCACGAGCTGGACGCGGTCGCCGCCGACCTCCCTCGATCGGAAAGGCCGCCAGGTGTGGCCGCCGGGTGGCTGCCCATCCTGGCCACCGCACGACGGCAGCTGAGCGCGGACGCGACGGCGCTCGTCGGCCGAGGACAGGTGGCCGTGAGCCGGCGACGTCGCTGGGCGGTGTTCGTCGCCGCGGTCGCGGTGGCGCTGATCTTCACGGCGCTCGTCCTGGCAGCGGTGCACGGATTCGGCGACGAAGGGCTCGACCACCACGAACTCGGGCCAGGCTGA
- a CDS encoding DUF998 domain-containing protein produces MTPRSTLSPSPLATLTLVAALAAQAIIAGLTLGFAGNVDPLRDPVSDYAWHGGGRLLFAVAVVLLLAAAAALAVAAHLAALPRTPLVSSLFLLWTAGLIVVLLFRSNLSTADPTASGEIHRAGGAVLFASLPLAAWTLSTRLRTDIRWLAAATTLRRGAVAGIVTAAAFGLAQLVGWLPAGLLERVALLAEFLIIATMATALRRAVR; encoded by the coding sequence GTGACTCCACGGTCCACGCTTTCGCCCTCGCCGCTGGCGACGCTGACGCTGGTCGCGGCGCTCGCCGCCCAGGCGATCATCGCCGGGCTGACCCTCGGCTTCGCCGGGAACGTCGACCCGCTGCGCGACCCGGTCAGCGACTACGCCTGGCACGGCGGCGGCCGGCTGCTGTTCGCGGTGGCCGTCGTACTCCTGCTCGCGGCCGCCGCCGCGCTTGCGGTCGCCGCCCACCTCGCCGCGCTGCCCCGGACACCGCTCGTGAGCAGCCTATTCCTGCTGTGGACGGCCGGGCTCATCGTGGTACTGCTGTTCCGCAGCAACCTCAGCACCGCGGACCCGACGGCGTCCGGGGAGATCCACCGCGCCGGCGGGGCCGTGCTGTTCGCCAGCCTCCCGCTGGCCGCGTGGACGCTGAGCACGCGGCTGCGGACCGACATCCGCTGGCTCGCCGCCGCAACCACCCTCCGACGCGGCGCGGTCGCGGGCATCGTGACCGCGGCGGCGTTCGGGCTGGCGCAGCTCGTCGGCTGGCTCCCGGCCGGCCTGCTCGAACGCGTCGCGCTCCTGGCCGAGTTCCTGATCATCGCCACGATGGCGACCGCGCTGCGGCGGGCCGTCCGATGA
- a CDS encoding HAMP domain-containing sensor histidine kinase, which translates to MKRVRWKTLSLRSRLGVLVAAAVAVAVVLVSAISWSITRADLYDQFDARLQSYAQLAAKTSSPAEALSTLSSADGRGSGMGSGRGGGLTVQFLSATGEITGTAGAKPVIPVLPPDAPVAAGELDRTSDVRRIEGDRFRVWTAQRAGGGAVQVAQDSEDVEDTLARLGIWLLVVSVAGVLGATLVGRAIARSALRPVDDLTAAAENVARTQELSAAIDVAASGEIGRLSTAFNAMLGALSRSRDEQRRLVEDAGHELRTPLTSLRNNIELLIHAEANPQRQLPAEDRSRLLADLDTQAVELTALIGELIELSTGERPSEAEERVALADVVGSAVERARSRWPAVSFDAELAGADVLARPAALERAVLNVLDNAAKWSPSGGIVRVTMAVTSLAVRVRVDDEGPGIAEADLSHVFERFYRADAARALPGSGLGLAIVEQVLTQHGGRAEAARADGGGARFDLVLPLAAS; encoded by the coding sequence GTGAAGCGGGTCCGCTGGAAGACGCTCTCGCTGCGGTCCCGGCTCGGAGTGCTCGTCGCGGCGGCGGTGGCCGTCGCCGTCGTGCTGGTGTCGGCGATCTCCTGGAGCATCACCCGGGCCGACCTCTACGACCAGTTCGACGCCCGGCTGCAGTCCTACGCCCAGCTCGCCGCGAAAACGTCGTCGCCCGCCGAAGCCCTTTCGACGCTGTCCTCCGCCGACGGCCGCGGCTCCGGCATGGGCTCCGGCCGGGGTGGCGGGCTGACCGTGCAGTTCTTGTCCGCGACCGGCGAGATCACCGGCACGGCGGGTGCGAAGCCCGTCATCCCGGTGCTGCCGCCCGACGCACCGGTCGCCGCCGGAGAACTCGACCGCACCTCCGACGTACGCCGCATCGAAGGCGACCGCTTCCGGGTCTGGACGGCCCAGCGCGCCGGCGGCGGCGCGGTCCAGGTCGCCCAGGACTCCGAAGACGTCGAAGACACGTTGGCGCGGCTGGGGATCTGGCTGCTGGTGGTGTCCGTGGCCGGGGTGCTCGGGGCGACGCTGGTGGGCCGGGCGATCGCGCGGTCGGCGTTGCGGCCGGTCGACGACCTGACCGCGGCGGCCGAGAACGTCGCCCGGACCCAGGAGCTGTCGGCGGCCATCGACGTCGCCGCGTCCGGCGAGATCGGCCGGCTCTCGACCGCGTTCAACGCGATGCTCGGGGCGTTGAGCCGTTCCCGGGACGAGCAGCGGCGGCTGGTGGAGGACGCCGGTCACGAGCTGCGCACGCCGTTGACGAGCCTGCGCAACAACATCGAGCTGCTCATCCACGCCGAGGCGAACCCGCAGCGGCAGTTGCCCGCCGAAGACCGCTCCCGGCTGCTGGCCGACCTCGACACCCAGGCCGTCGAGCTGACCGCGCTGATCGGTGAGCTGATCGAGCTGTCCACCGGGGAACGGCCGAGCGAGGCCGAGGAGCGCGTGGCGCTGGCCGACGTCGTCGGCTCGGCGGTCGAACGCGCCCGGTCGCGGTGGCCGGCGGTGTCCTTCGACGCCGAGCTGGCCGGCGCCGACGTGCTCGCCCGGCCGGCCGCGCTGGAGCGGGCCGTGCTGAACGTGCTCGACAACGCCGCGAAGTGGTCACCGTCCGGTGGGATCGTCCGGGTGACGATGGCGGTGACGTCCCTCGCGGTCCGGGTTCGCGTCGATGACGAGGGCCCGGGGATCGCCGAAGCCGACCTCTCGCACGTGTTCGAGCGGTTCTACCGGGCCGACGCCGCCCGCGCGCTGCCTGGCTCGGGGCTGGGTCTGGCGATCGTCGAGCAGGTGCTGACGCAGCACGGCGGCCGTGCCGAGGCCGCGCGCGCCGACGGCGGGGGCGCCCGATTCGATCTGGTGCTCCCCCTGGCCGCTTCTTAA
- a CDS encoding undecaprenyl-diphosphate phosphatase, with translation MIDIGQSVILGVVEGLTEFLPVSSTGHLKIAEGLLGIPVDDQSVVGFTAVIQVGAIAAVLVYFFRDIARFAGAWGRGLVNAEARQEHDYKFSWWVILATIPIVVAGLLFQSLVKGPLASLWVVAASLIGGSVVMWLADRFGTGRRAEADVTLPDAMLVGSSQILALLFPGFSRSGATISTGLLRGLDRVAATRLSFFLSIPALTGAGLYELKDALGGSIDVVPLVVGTVVSFAVAYGAIAWLLKFVAGHTFTAFVVYRVIVGVALLGLLGAGVLHS, from the coding sequence GTGATCGACATCGGCCAGTCCGTGATCCTCGGCGTCGTGGAAGGGCTGACCGAATTCCTGCCCGTGTCGTCCACGGGCCACCTGAAGATCGCGGAAGGACTGCTCGGCATTCCGGTCGACGACCAGTCTGTCGTCGGCTTCACGGCGGTGATCCAGGTCGGCGCGATCGCCGCCGTGCTCGTCTACTTCTTCCGCGACATCGCCCGGTTCGCCGGCGCGTGGGGCCGGGGGCTCGTCAACGCCGAGGCCCGCCAGGAACACGACTACAAGTTCTCCTGGTGGGTCATTCTCGCGACCATTCCGATCGTGGTCGCCGGATTGCTGTTCCAGTCGCTGGTCAAGGGCCCTTTGGCCTCACTGTGGGTCGTCGCGGCTTCGCTGATCGGGGGCAGCGTGGTCATGTGGCTCGCGGATCGCTTCGGCACGGGCAGGCGCGCCGAAGCCGACGTCACGCTGCCCGACGCGATGCTCGTGGGCTCGTCGCAGATCCTGGCGCTGCTCTTCCCAGGCTTCTCGCGATCCGGCGCGACGATCTCGACGGGCCTGCTGCGCGGCCTCGACCGGGTCGCCGCGACGCGGTTGTCGTTCTTCCTGTCGATCCCCGCGTTGACCGGCGCCGGGCTGTACGAGCTGAAGGACGCCCTGGGCGGCAGCATCGACGTCGTGCCGCTGGTCGTCGGGACCGTGGTGTCGTTCGCCGTGGCGTACGGGGCCATCGCGTGGCTGCTGAAGTTCGTGGCCGGCCACACCTTCACGGCGTTCGTCGTCTACCGGGTCATCGTCGGAGTCGCGCTGCTGGGCCTGCTGGGCGCCGGCGTGCTCCACAGCTGA
- a CDS encoding alpha/beta hydrolase: MARTLRILLVVALLIVVGLGAYVGYAAIRAAQPVTLPAPTGPHPVGRTITEWTDHARLDPLAPQPGSPRRLSVWLWYPAAPAAEAGTAPYAPGAWAGLHLDGALAWSETGFDDVHVHAVADVPVAAGRFPVVVLEPGLGFAAPQYTAIAENLASHGYLVAGVTPTYSANLTVLDGTAVPSDEAGNPSAFDTADLHAGQAQVAGDRLVDVWAADARFAAAQTAGLQAQGRFAGHVDTAATVYIGHSFGGAAALEACRSDPHCTGAADLDGTQYGAVVHSGLTKPLLLIGSQDSCVTGTCEPSAPGDQADRDAARSLVNAGTGPVWCYRIRGAEHFDFTDYGAYYFAAPAGFLLALGSIDGDLALAIVNAYLGAFVDHAVSGRPAALLAAPSPYAEVEVQRTAS; encoded by the coding sequence ATGGCTCGCACGCTGCGGATCCTGCTCGTCGTGGCCCTGCTGATCGTCGTGGGGCTCGGCGCTTACGTCGGTTACGCCGCGATCCGGGCGGCGCAACCGGTCACGCTGCCCGCGCCGACCGGCCCCCACCCCGTCGGCCGCACCATCACCGAGTGGACCGACCACGCCCGCCTCGACCCGCTAGCACCGCAACCCGGTTCACCACGGCGGCTGTCGGTCTGGCTCTGGTACCCCGCCGCTCCGGCGGCCGAGGCCGGAACCGCTCCGTACGCGCCCGGAGCGTGGGCGGGACTCCATCTCGACGGCGCACTGGCGTGGAGCGAGACCGGCTTCGACGACGTCCACGTCCACGCGGTCGCCGACGTCCCGGTCGCGGCCGGCCGGTTCCCCGTCGTCGTGCTGGAACCGGGTCTGGGATTCGCCGCGCCGCAGTACACCGCGATCGCGGAGAACCTCGCCTCCCACGGGTATCTGGTCGCGGGCGTCACCCCGACCTACAGCGCGAACCTGACCGTCCTCGACGGAACCGCCGTGCCGTCCGACGAAGCGGGCAACCCCTCGGCGTTCGACACCGCCGACCTGCACGCCGGGCAGGCGCAGGTCGCGGGCGACCGGCTGGTCGACGTCTGGGCGGCCGACGCTCGCTTCGCCGCGGCGCAGACCGCGGGACTTCAGGCGCAGGGCCGGTTCGCCGGTCACGTCGACACCGCCGCGACCGTCTACATCGGACATTCCTTCGGCGGCGCCGCGGCCCTCGAAGCCTGCCGGTCCGACCCGCACTGCACCGGCGCCGCCGACCTCGACGGCACGCAGTACGGCGCCGTCGTCCACTCCGGACTCACCAAGCCGCTGCTGCTCATCGGCAGCCAGGACTCCTGCGTCACGGGAACCTGCGAGCCGAGCGCCCCGGGTGACCAGGCCGACCGGGACGCGGCCCGGTCGCTGGTGAACGCCGGTACCGGTCCCGTCTGGTGCTACCGGATCCGCGGGGCCGAGCACTTCGACTTCACCGACTACGGCGCCTACTACTTCGCCGCACCGGCCGGATTCCTGCTCGCGCTCGGCTCGATCGACGGCGACCTCGCCCTCGCCATCGTCAACGCCTACCTCGGCGCGTTCGTCGACCACGCCGTCAGCGGACGCCCCGCCGCGCTGCTCGCCGCACCTTCGCCGTACGCGGAGGTCGAGGTGCAGCGCACGGCCTCCTGA
- a CDS encoding glycosyltransferase family 4 protein, producing MTTLAVACAMLAAVLFAAAATRQHDEVAGLAVEGTPRLRTLARLLRSRGWWTGTSLATGGSLLHVVALSLAPLPVVQPLGVFSLVLTVVFARRARDRRVLGAVVLVLLGVAGFVALAASTTTEPVISWGTAESVAVAGFAVAAVVWFARASCAVLAGAAAVLFGLGSAVVHAAVTQPLAAALLLGAQALLLLGAGGVVLHRAYAAGHTAVVVGTTTVLDPLTAVTVAAVAYGEAPHLTAATAVLAAAAALVALTGVRVLAGALPRNPPPVKEISVPSSGLRVLIGADTFPPNVNGASFFAERLARGLARRGHDVHVVCPSAGGPSHTEERDGYTVHRVRSRAIPFHTDYRFCTPGGARKEVGPLLDRLRPDVVHVQAHFGVGRALLEAAAERELPGMATNHFMPDNLLGYTPFPKRVKDSIARWAWRDLVRVYRDARIVTTPTPRAAEVLAGIGLDRPVQVVSCGIDLAHYAAGSRRSDGPMSVLFVGRLDAEKNIDQLLRALAPLPHVRADLVGDGTRRRDLETLAADLGITDRVTFHGFVSDAELVRRYAAADVFCMPGTAELQSLATMEAMAAGLPVVAADALALPHLVHHGGNGYLFEPGAITTISRWLAELAADPASRTRMGEASRTIVAGHEIDRALDAFEGQYRILLGLPEAAVASEPAVPQTA from the coding sequence ATGACCACCCTCGCCGTCGCCTGCGCCATGCTCGCCGCGGTCCTCTTCGCCGCGGCGGCCACCCGGCAGCACGACGAGGTCGCGGGCCTGGCGGTCGAAGGCACACCCCGGCTGCGCACCCTGGCCCGGCTGCTGCGGTCGCGCGGGTGGTGGACCGGGACGTCCCTGGCGACCGGCGGGAGCCTGCTGCACGTCGTCGCCCTGTCCCTCGCGCCGCTTCCGGTCGTCCAGCCGCTGGGCGTTTTCAGCCTCGTCCTCACGGTCGTCTTCGCGCGACGGGCCCGCGATCGCCGGGTCCTCGGTGCTGTGGTCCTGGTTCTGCTCGGGGTCGCGGGTTTCGTGGCGCTCGCGGCGTCCACCACCACGGAACCGGTGATCAGCTGGGGAACCGCCGAGTCGGTCGCGGTGGCCGGGTTCGCGGTGGCCGCGGTCGTCTGGTTCGCCCGCGCGAGCTGTGCAGTCCTCGCCGGGGCCGCGGCCGTCCTCTTCGGACTCGGCTCGGCGGTCGTGCACGCCGCCGTCACCCAGCCGCTCGCGGCGGCCCTCCTGCTCGGTGCGCAGGCGCTGCTCCTGCTGGGCGCCGGCGGAGTGGTCCTGCACCGCGCCTACGCCGCCGGGCACACCGCCGTCGTCGTCGGGACCACGACCGTGCTCGACCCGCTGACCGCCGTCACCGTGGCCGCCGTGGCCTACGGCGAAGCACCCCATCTCACCGCGGCCACCGCGGTGCTCGCGGCCGCGGCCGCTCTCGTCGCTCTTACCGGTGTGCGTGTGCTCGCCGGTGCTCTTCCGCGGAACCCGCCACCAGTCAAGGAGATCTCCGTGCCCTCGTCCGGCCTGCGCGTCCTGATCGGCGCCGACACCTTCCCGCCCAACGTCAACGGCGCGTCGTTCTTCGCCGAGCGGCTGGCCCGGGGCCTCGCGCGGCGGGGTCACGACGTCCACGTCGTGTGCCCGTCCGCCGGCGGCCCCTCGCACACCGAAGAACGCGACGGCTACACCGTCCACCGAGTCCGGTCCCGGGCCATCCCGTTCCACACCGACTACCGGTTCTGCACACCGGGCGGCGCCCGCAAGGAAGTCGGGCCGTTGCTGGACCGGCTGCGCCCCGACGTCGTGCACGTCCAGGCCCACTTCGGCGTCGGCCGCGCGCTGCTCGAGGCGGCGGCCGAACGCGAGTTGCCCGGCATGGCCACGAACCACTTCATGCCGGACAACCTGCTCGGCTACACGCCCTTCCCGAAGCGGGTCAAGGACTCAATCGCCCGCTGGGCCTGGCGGGACCTGGTGCGGGTCTACCGCGACGCGCGGATCGTGACCACCCCGACTCCGCGGGCCGCCGAGGTCCTCGCCGGGATCGGTCTCGACCGCCCGGTCCAGGTCGTCTCCTGCGGGATCGACCTCGCCCACTACGCAGCCGGCAGCCGCCGCTCCGACGGGCCGATGTCGGTGCTCTTCGTCGGGCGCCTGGACGCCGAGAAGAACATCGACCAGCTGCTGCGCGCGCTGGCCCCGCTGCCGCACGTGCGCGCGGACCTCGTCGGCGACGGCACCCGCCGGCGGGACCTCGAAACCCTCGCCGCGGACCTGGGCATCACCGACCGCGTGACCTTCCACGGTTTCGTCTCCGACGCCGAGCTGGTCCGCCGCTACGCCGCGGCCGACGTGTTCTGCATGCCCGGCACGGCCGAGTTGCAGAGCCTCGCCACGATGGAGGCGATGGCCGCCGGGCTGCCCGTCGTCGCGGCCGACGCGCTCGCCCTGCCACACCTGGTCCACCACGGTGGCAACGGTTACCTGTTCGAGCCCGGCGCGATCACGACGATCTCGCGGTGGCTCGCCGAGCTGGCGGCCGATCCCGCGTCCCGCACGCGGATGGGCGAGGCGTCCCGCACCATCGTCGCCGGTCACGAAATCGACCGCGCCCTGGACGCTTTCGAGGGCCAGTACCGGATCCTGCTCGGGCTGCCCGAAGCGGCCGTCGCAAGCGAACCGGCGGTGCCGCAGACCGCGTGA
- a CDS encoding DUF2079 domain-containing protein, producing the protein MSQRTTLAAQTGPDVTAPIPRVSADTPDPTRRRLAIPALWAFTVLPFGLALLAAVRAPRMHVLLDYWHVFAKITDDNGNLLLGQVFTYHLDQPFVVPSLLFYADAAWFGGDNRVLTVLTIALLAIAALALRSMLPQQLSPTVRGALTAGMAWLLFSSHATELWLQSTNGISWAPAVTFCTIAIACAHRGRLAVASGAAFLGCLSFGAALPIWFVIAFILWLRKESRLRVAIPAVAGVVIVAAWWLTKPSEAQSGATAAFDPDGRLSVIAAAVGGLWSADIAVVAVIAGGLTITLLGLLFSRTLDNRHHRTVNRDAGWLGLTLYAFALALMLALGRTTTNVPGGNVGLISRYVLVAALATIALIVLTTMHRPQWSRRYLVAGVVALSLITHAIGGGKADQVHRSYAPLNLAAIALRVDAPAALDALHIQRGAAPAARALNAYPFNDTFTLGCHGPELGSRLDLTNAQPLAHGAIDTPTRESGTIITGWAEINGTTPDCILVTDSTGTVTGGGITGLPLTAGQTATASTGGTSWQATAGPTTAPIAVLAVRDGRLYKIG; encoded by the coding sequence ATGTCCCAGCGCACCACCCTCGCGGCTCAGACTGGTCCGGACGTGACCGCACCGATCCCCCGAGTCTCCGCCGACACTCCCGACCCGACACGACGGCGGCTCGCGATCCCCGCCCTATGGGCGTTTACGGTCCTCCCGTTCGGCCTCGCGCTCCTAGCTGCGGTTCGCGCACCACGGATGCATGTCCTGCTCGACTACTGGCACGTCTTTGCCAAAATCACCGACGACAACGGCAACCTCCTGCTCGGCCAGGTGTTCACCTATCACCTCGACCAGCCGTTCGTCGTGCCCTCGCTGCTGTTCTACGCCGACGCGGCGTGGTTCGGCGGCGACAACCGAGTCCTGACGGTCCTGACGATCGCCCTGCTCGCGATCGCCGCGCTGGCGCTGCGTTCGATGCTGCCACAGCAGCTCTCACCGACAGTCCGGGGCGCGTTGACCGCCGGAATGGCGTGGCTGCTGTTCTCCTCTCACGCGACCGAGTTGTGGTTACAGAGCACGAACGGCATCAGCTGGGCCCCCGCGGTGACGTTCTGCACAATCGCGATCGCATGCGCCCACCGCGGCCGTCTTGCGGTCGCATCAGGTGCTGCCTTTCTCGGGTGTCTCAGTTTCGGTGCTGCCTTGCCGATCTGGTTCGTGATCGCCTTCATCCTCTGGCTGCGCAAGGAATCTCGGCTCCGCGTCGCGATACCTGCTGTGGCAGGTGTCGTCATCGTCGCGGCGTGGTGGCTGACCAAACCCTCCGAGGCGCAGTCGGGCGCGACGGCCGCTTTCGACCCGGACGGACGGCTGTCGGTCATCGCTGCGGCCGTCGGAGGGTTGTGGTCCGCGGACATCGCCGTCGTCGCGGTCATCGCCGGCGGCCTCACGATCACTCTGCTCGGCCTGCTGTTCAGCCGGACGCTCGACAACCGCCATCACCGAACGGTGAACAGGGACGCTGGCTGGCTCGGCTTGACGCTCTACGCGTTCGCCCTGGCGCTGATGCTCGCGCTGGGACGGACCACCACCAACGTCCCCGGCGGCAACGTCGGGCTCATCAGCCGCTACGTCCTCGTCGCCGCGCTGGCAACGATCGCACTCATCGTTCTGACCACTATGCACCGTCCACAGTGGTCACGTCGCTACCTCGTAGCCGGTGTCGTTGCGCTGTCATTGATCACGCACGCGATCGGCGGCGGCAAAGCGGACCAGGTCCACCGCAGCTACGCTCCACTCAATCTCGCCGCCATCGCGCTTCGCGTCGACGCGCCGGCGGCGCTGGACGCACTCCACATCCAACGCGGCGCCGCGCCCGCCGCCCGCGCGTTGAACGCTTACCCCTTCAATGACACCTTCACCCTCGGTTGCCACGGGCCCGAACTCGGCAGCCGCCTCGACCTGACCAACGCCCAGCCGCTGGCCCACGGCGCGATCGACACCCCGACGCGCGAAAGCGGCACCATCATCACCGGCTGGGCCGAGATCAACGGCACCACACCGGACTGCATCCTCGTCACCGACTCCACCGGTACCGTGACCGGCGGCGGGATCACCGGGCTGCCGCTCACTGCCGGGCAGACGGCCACGGCATCTACAGGCGGTACGTCATGGCAAGCGACAGCAGGCCCGACGACCGCACCGATTGCTGTTCTCGCCGTCCGGGACGGTCGTCTTTACAAAATCGGCTGA
- a CDS encoding DUF1707 SHOCT-like domain-containing protein: protein MSESVLGATLSAGSTTAEGIRCSDAEREQVRVVLYAAAGEGRLTMDEVEERLARIEAARFRHELTGVTADLPGPDRNEPNGWRPILAAAGRNLAADLAVLLGRAPEPAPGRRRLLLALTVLIGLLITAALVVGAVHGFAADGFEPHGIDDGRG from the coding sequence ATGAGCGAGAGTGTGCTCGGCGCGACCCTGTCCGCCGGCTCCACGACAGCCGAGGGGATCCGCTGCTCGGATGCGGAACGTGAGCAGGTCCGGGTCGTCCTCTACGCCGCGGCTGGCGAAGGCCGCCTGACGATGGACGAGGTCGAGGAACGGCTGGCCCGGATCGAGGCGGCGCGTTTCCGCCACGAACTCACCGGCGTGACGGCGGATCTGCCCGGCCCGGATCGGAACGAGCCGAACGGCTGGCGGCCGATCCTGGCCGCGGCGGGCCGGAACCTCGCCGCGGATCTCGCGGTCCTGCTCGGACGTGCTCCCGAACCTGCCCCGGGCCGACGGCGGCTGCTGCTCGCGCTCACCGTCCTCATCGGACTCCTGATCACGGCCGCGTTGGTCGTCGGCGCGGTGCACGGGTTCGCGGCCGACGGTTTCGAGCCACACGGCATCGACGACGGACGTGGCTGA